In Mesorhizobium sp. 113-3-3, a genomic segment contains:
- a CDS encoding hydroxyacid dehydrogenase: protein MPNKDLPLVISAPEPRSLELIFTPPQLARFKAKYRIVETTAEGVAELPADVLAQARYIVGQPPLSSETLGRMTALRCVFNVETNLLNNMPYETLFARGIHVVTTGLVFAEPVAELGLAMALNLARGIVDADLAFRKGEELWGGDGNQTARLLSGADVGIIGFGDLGRALNRLLTGFRVSTKVFDPWLPPSILIDNGVEPASLDDVLTSSDFVFVVASVTSENQGFLGADAFASMRRGAAFILLSRAGVVDFPALMAAVKSGHIVAASDVFPEEPLAQDHPVRALPGFLRSAHRAGALDIAFKRMGDMVLEDMDLIDRGLPPLRSKRAERETVSRMRSKPVDRN from the coding sequence GTGCCAAACAAGGATTTGCCGCTGGTGATCAGCGCGCCGGAACCGCGCTCGCTGGAACTGATCTTCACGCCGCCGCAACTGGCGCGTTTCAAGGCGAAATACCGCATCGTCGAGACCACGGCCGAAGGCGTCGCCGAACTGCCGGCCGATGTGCTGGCGCAGGCCCGCTATATCGTCGGCCAGCCGCCGCTTTCGTCGGAGACGCTGGGTCGGATGACGGCGCTGCGCTGCGTCTTCAATGTCGAGACCAACCTCCTCAACAACATGCCCTACGAGACGCTGTTCGCGCGCGGGATTCATGTCGTCACCACCGGACTGGTCTTCGCCGAGCCGGTGGCCGAGCTTGGCCTTGCCATGGCGCTGAACCTTGCGCGCGGCATCGTCGATGCCGATCTCGCCTTCCGCAAGGGCGAAGAGCTGTGGGGCGGCGACGGCAACCAGACGGCGCGGCTCCTGTCCGGCGCCGATGTCGGCATCATCGGCTTTGGCGATCTCGGCCGCGCGCTGAACCGGCTGCTCACGGGTTTCCGCGTCAGCACCAAGGTGTTCGACCCCTGGCTGCCGCCGTCGATCCTGATCGACAATGGCGTCGAGCCGGCCTCGCTCGACGACGTGCTGACATCGAGCGACTTCGTTTTCGTCGTCGCCTCGGTGACCTCCGAGAACCAGGGTTTTCTCGGCGCGGATGCCTTCGCCTCGATGCGCAGGGGCGCCGCCTTCATCCTGCTCAGCCGCGCCGGCGTGGTCGATTTCCCGGCCTTGATGGCGGCGGTGAAGAGCGGCCACATCGTCGCCGCCAGCGATGTCTTTCCAGAGGAGCCGTTGGCACAGGATCATCCCGTGCGTGCCCTGCCCGGCTTCCTGCGCTCGGCCCACCGCGCCGGCGCGCTCGACATTGCCTTCAAGCGCATGGGCGACATGGTGCTGGAAGACATGGACCTGATCGACCGCGGCCTGCCGCCGCTGCGCTCCAAGCGGGCGGAACGCGAGACGGTGTCGAGGATGCGTTCCAAGCCGGTGGACAGGAACTGA
- a CDS encoding LacI family DNA-binding transcriptional regulator, with protein sequence MAHRRDQQRRASIHDVASRAGVSAATVSKVMAGVATVKPENAQRVFDAIEQLGYRVDPLASDMRRAKRRIIGAIMPEFESEFFGQMVTQLESLAEQRGYTLVAASSRESETRETEILARMHDWRVAGVVLAPVRNEHGPAAAFMKANGMTGVLIDRVLSDDAFDTVSADSAAASAEVARELIGKGHRHILVVGLGEQVATVRARLDGFRTTALQLAPDVRIDVVLAESDVEPLRAQLRDYFAKGERPTAVYSLFLKGTLVALSEFRRRGWHCPNDISLVGFDDAEWMQVTWPAIAAVVQPVRQIAGHAMEALFARIEGEEGPPTARLEACKVLMRESVGSPGSGPHSANPQ encoded by the coding sequence ATGGCGCATAGGCGGGACCAGCAGCGGCGTGCGTCGATCCACGATGTGGCGAGCCGCGCCGGCGTGTCGGCCGCCACCGTCTCCAAGGTCATGGCCGGCGTCGCCACGGTCAAGCCCGAGAATGCGCAGCGCGTCTTCGACGCCATCGAACAACTGGGCTATCGCGTCGATCCGCTGGCCTCCGACATGCGCCGGGCCAAGCGCCGCATCATCGGCGCCATCATGCCGGAATTCGAAAGCGAGTTCTTCGGCCAGATGGTCACCCAGCTCGAGAGCCTCGCCGAACAGCGCGGCTATACGCTGGTGGCGGCGTCGAGCCGCGAATCCGAAACGCGCGAAACCGAAATCCTAGCCCGCATGCATGACTGGCGCGTGGCCGGCGTGGTGCTGGCGCCGGTGCGCAACGAGCATGGGCCTGCGGCCGCCTTCATGAAGGCCAACGGCATGACCGGCGTGCTGATCGACCGCGTGCTCTCCGACGACGCCTTCGACACGGTGTCGGCCGACAGTGCCGCCGCCAGCGCCGAAGTGGCGCGCGAACTGATCGGCAAGGGCCATCGCCACATCCTTGTCGTCGGCCTTGGCGAGCAGGTGGCGACGGTGCGCGCCCGCCTCGACGGGTTTCGCACCACCGCACTGCAACTGGCGCCGGATGTGCGCATCGATGTCGTGCTGGCCGAAAGCGATGTAGAGCCGCTCAGGGCACAGCTGCGCGACTATTTTGCAAAAGGCGAGCGCCCGACGGCCGTCTATTCGCTGTTCCTCAAGGGCACGCTGGTGGCGCTGTCGGAGTTCCGGCGGCGTGGCTGGCACTGCCCCAACGACATTTCGCTGGTCGGCTTCGACGACGCCGAATGGATGCAGGTGACATGGCCGGCCATCGCCGCCGTGGTGCAGCCGGTGCGCCAGATCGCCGGCCACGCCATGGAAGCACTGTTTGCCAGGATTGAAGGCGAGGAGGGGCCGCCGACCGCGCGGCTCGAGGCTTGCAAGGTTTTGATGCGGGAATCCGTTGGCTCGCCAGGCAGCGGCCCGCATTCCGCAAACCCGCAATAG